The following are encoded together in the Lathyrus oleraceus cultivar Zhongwan6 chromosome 3, CAAS_Psat_ZW6_1.0, whole genome shotgun sequence genome:
- the LOC127130352 gene encoding LRR receptor-like serine/threonine-protein kinase FEI 2, whose translation MTSMFSQWRTLVVFSTIHHDIIDWPKRLHIAIGAAQDLCYLYNDCSPPIVHRDVKASNILLDSQFNTKVADFGLAKILIKPEELATMSAVAGTFGYIAPEYAQSIRVNEKIDVYSFGAVLLELTTGKEVNPGYEYLSLAE comes from the exons ATGACCTCCATGTTCAGTCAATGGCGCACTTTGGTTGTGTTCAGTACGATTCATCATGACATCATTGATTGGCCGAAGAGATTGCATATAGCCATTGGAGCTGCACAAGATTTATGTTACCTGTATAACGATTGCTCGCCTCCTATTGTTCACCGAGACGTGAAAGCAAGTAACATTCTTTTGGATTCACAATTCAACACTAAAGTTGCTGATTTTGGTCTCGCCAAGATACTGATCAAACCAGAAGAACTTGCCACCATGTCAGCTGTGGCTGGCACATTTGGATATATTGCTCCAG AATATGCTCAATCAATTAGAGTTAACGAGAAGATAGATGTTTACAGCTTTGGAGCAGTTCTATTGGAACTGACAACTGGAAAAGAAGTTAATCCTGGATACGAATACTTGTCGCTTGCAGAATAG